In Deltaproteobacteria bacterium, the sequence GTACACCTTGTAAACGGTATACTTCTTGAATTTCATCAACGAGATAACGACCAAGTTGTTTTTCGCCCAATACTCTTAAAATATCATGAGGATTTGCTGGTCCATCCATTAATGGATCACCAGCTTTAACTCGATCATTTTCTTGCACAGTTAAGTGTCTACCTTTAGGTACCAAATATTCAACTGGTTCACCTACATCAGGAATAATTACCAGTTTTCGTTTACCTTTTGTATCTTTGCCAAACTGCACCGTACCATCAATTTCAGAAATTAAAGCATGATCTTTCGGTTTACGTGCTTCAAATAGTTCTGCAACACGAGGCAGACCGCCCGTGATATCTTTATCTTTTGTGGTTTCACGCGGTATCTTCGCGATAACATCACCCGCTTCAACCCTATCACCTTCAAGAACCGCGATATTCGCACCAATTGGTAAGAAATAACGCGCTTCATTATCGGTACCTATTATGCGTTGTGTCTCACCTTGATCATCTTTAATAGAAATACGCGGTCTAGTATCTTTGTCTTTTGATTCAATAATTCGTTTACGAGATAAACCGGTAACTTCATCAAGCGTTTCATTCATAGTAACGCCTTCGATAATGTCACCGAATTTCACAATACCAGATGATTCAGTTAAAATTGGTACCGCAAATGGATCCCATTCACAAATAATTGCTCCAGCAGGAGTTTGAACGCCATCAGCAAATAAAATCCTAGCACCATAATTAACTGAATAGCGTTCGCGCTCACGACCACCTTCATCCATAACAGCTATTTCACCATTGCGATTCATAACAACAATAGTGTTATCAGCTTTGGTGATAGTATTGAGATTTAGATATCTAATAATTCCGCCACCACGAGTCTCAAGAGTAGATTGTACGGCTCGTCCAGAGGCGATACCACCAATATGGAAGGTACGCATTGTTAATTGCGTGCCTGGTTCGCCAATTGATTGTGCTGCAATTACACCAACTGTTTCACCTAAATTAACTTTGTGCCCGCGTGCTAAATCACGACCATAGCATTCAATACAAAGTCCACGCTTGGCTTGGCAAGTAAGGGGTGAACGTACTCTAACTTTTCTAATAGGTGAATCATTAATAATCGAAACTTTCGTTTCATCTATCTCATCACCAGCAGAAGCTATTACTTGGTCAGTATGTGGATGTACAATATCTTCTAATGCCACACGACCAAGAATACGATCACCAAGAGGTTCGATAACTTCACCAGCTTCGACTAAGGTCTCGATTTCAATACCATCAAGAGTACCACAATCAAATTCAGAAATAACCGCATCCTGGGCAACATCTACCAGTCTTCTTGTGAGATAACCAGAGTTTGCTGTTTTTAAGGCGGTATCTGCCAAACCTTTGCGCGCACCGTGCGTAGAGGTAAAGTATTCAAGCACGGTAAGACCTTCTCGGAAGTTAGCAGTAATTGGTGTTTCAATGATTTCTCCTGATGGTTTAGCCATTAAACCACGCATACCCGCTAACTGTTTTATTTGTTGACGTGAGCCACGTGCTCCCGAATCAGCCATCATAAAAATGGGGTTAAATGATGGCATCTTTTTCTGTTCATTTCTCTCAGAAGTTACGACCTCTGTGCTAATGCCAGTCATCAATTCATTTTCTAATTCTTCTGCGACACGTGACCAAATATCAATTACTTTATTGTAACGTTCACCGTCGGTAATAAGACCTTCAGTATATTGATTTTCAATCTCTTGAACTTGCTTTTGAGCGTTCTCTACAAATTCGTTCTTCCGTTTTGGTATTTCCATATCTTTGATGCAGATGGAGGTACCAGCTTTTGTAGCATAACTATAGCCTAAGGTTCGAATGTGATCGGCTAAAAGCACTGTTTCTTTTTGACCACATTTACGGTAACAAATGTCAATAAGGGCACCTAATGCCTTCTTGTCCATTACTTTATTTACCAGTTCAAATGGCAATTCTTTTGGTATAATTTCGTATAAAAGAATACGCCCCACGGTAGTTTTTATGCGTTTGCCATTTATTCGACAATCAATTGCAGCTTGAAGATCTATAACTTCATGGTCAAAAGCTGCTCTCACTTCATCAGGAGAAGCAAAACGCATACCTTCACCTTTTGTAAAAGCACGCTCACGAGTCATGTAATAACAACCAAGAACAATATCCTGTGACGGAACAATAATAGGACGTCCGTTTGCAGGGGATAAAATGTTATTGGTTGACATCATTAAAACACGAGCTTCTAGTTGTGCTTCAACAGAAAGCGGTACGTGCACAGCCATTTGGTCGCCGTCGAAGTCGGCGTTAAATGCGGTACAAACTAAAGGATGCAATTGAATCGCTTTACCTTCGATAAGAACCGGCTCAAATGCTTGAATACCTAATCTATGCAAAGTCGGAGCACGATTAAGCATAACCGGATGCTCGCGAATTACTTCATCTAAAATATCCCATACTTCCGGTTTCTCTTTTTCTACCATCTTCTTAGCGCTTTTAATGGTAGTTACATATCCTCTCTCTTCAAGCTTATTGTAGATAAATGGTTTAAATAACTCAAGAGCCATTATTTTAGGTATACCGCATTGATGAAGCTTTAATTCTGGACCAACAACAATGACACTACGACCGCTGTAATCAACACGTTTTCCTAATAGGTTTTGACGAAAACGACCTTGTTTACCTTTGATCATATCGGATAGAGATTTTAACGGTCGCTTATTAGGACCGGTTATACTCTTACCACGACGACCATTATCAAATAATGCATCAACTGCTTCCTGCAACATACGCTTTTCATTACGTATGATGATTTCAGGTGCGTTGAGTTCTTGCAGACGTTTAAGACGATTATTACGATTGATAACTCGTCGATATAGGTCATTTAAATCTGAGGTTGCAAAACGACCACCATCTAATGGTACCAATGGTCGTAAATCTGGCGGCAAAACCGGAATAACTTCGAGCATCATCCACTCGCATTTATTCTGGCTATCGCGTAATGCTTCACAAACTTTTAGGCGTTTGGCATATTTTTTACGTTTTGCATCACTAGTGGTTGTGACCATATCTTCACGCAATTGTTTGCATAAAGCTTCTAAATCTGTAGCTTTTAACAAATCACGTATGGATTCACCGCCCATAGCTGCATTAAAAGATTCTGGGCCATATTTATCTATCAATTCATTATAATCATCTTCGTTAAGTAGTTGACCGCGCTGAATCTCTTGAACTTGACCAGGATCCACTACTACAAATGCCTCACAGTATAGAACTTTTTCTAATTCTTTGAGGCTCATGTCGAGCACACAACCGATTCGCGATGGCAATGAACGCAAAAACCAAATATGCGCAACCGGGGTGGCTAAATTAATATGGCCTAATCTTTCGCGTCGCACCTTTGATTGAATAACTTCAACACCGCACTTTTCGCAAACTATACCGCGATGTTTCATGCGTTTATATTTGCCACAATTACATTCATAATCTTTTACTGGGCCAAATATTTTGGCACAGAAAAGACCATCACGTTCTGGTTTGAACGTTCGATAGTTAATAGTCTCTGGTTTTTTAACTTCACCATGAGACCATTCTCGAATTTTATCAGGGCTCGCTATAGACACTCGAATAGAATCAAAATTAACTGGATCCTTCGGTTTCTCGAAAAATGAGAAGATGTCTTTCACTTTGCGTCCGCTCCAATCTGCTTCAGCGCGTATCTATTTACTACTATCCCTTTTTAGGGTGTATCGTTAATTCACTGCATTGTTTGGCCGACTATCAACTGCAATTTGCGGTGTTGCTTGTTCTTTTTCTAAAAGCTCAATGTCTAAACATAGAGCCTGTAATTCTTTCATTAATACATTGAATGATTCAGGCACACCACATTCAAGAACGTTCTCCCCTTTTACAATGGCCTCATACATCCGTGTACGACCTACAACATCGTCTGATTTAACAGTTAAGAATTCTTGAAGTGCATAAGAAGCGCCATAAGCTTCCATGGCCCAAACTTCCATTTCGCCCAAACGTTGTCCACCAAATTGAGCCTTGCCTCCCAATGGCTGCTGCGTGACCAACGAATATGGCCCTATTGAACGGGCATGAATCTTATCATCAACTAAATGATGAAGTTTAAGCATATACATTATTCCTACAGTCACATCATGCTCAAACGGCTCTCCAGTGCGTCCATCAAACAACATAGATTGACCACGAATTGATAAACCTGCAGATTCAAGCACATTTTCTATTTCTTTTTCAGTTGCACCTTCAAAAACTGGAGAAGCAAAGTGCATACCGTTCTTAAGCTTCATGGCCATTCTTCGCGTATCGTCATCATCCAATTTTTCAATAAAATCCTGCTGTTCTTCATTATTAAATTGGCGTTTCAATTCGGCTTTAATTTGTTCAGTAGAATAGTTCTGCTCAATATAATCCTGTAATCTTTTACCGATAATTCGCGCCCCCCACCCTAAATGGGTTTCAAGTATTTGGCCGACATTCATACGTGAAGGCACGCCTAGTGGATTCAACACAATATCAACCGGGATTCCATCTACAGTATAAGGCATATCTTCAACAGGGAGAATACGGCTGATAACGCCTTTGTTACCATGACGCCCGGCCATTTTATCGCCAACTTGTAATTTGCGCTTGATGGCAAGATATACTTTCACCATCTTAATAACACCTGGGGCTAATTCGTCACCTTTTTTCAGGCGTGCAATTTTGTCACCAAAAGTAACCTTAACCAGAGCAACTCTTTCTTCAACAGATCGAAGAATAGCCTTTACCTGATCTTCTTTATCCTTATCATTAATATCTATTTCACCTAATAATTTACTACGTATTTGTTCAAGCAATTGCTCGCTTAAAATATCATCTTTCTGAATAATCACGTTACCATCATCATCAATAACTCGACCGGCAGCTCTGCAATCTTTAAGTATGTTAATAATTTTACGACGAGCACTTTCTTTGACAATTTTTATCTCATCATTTTGGTCTTTTAATAGACGAGCTTCTTGCTCTTCTTCAATTTGTTGTGCACGCTCATCTTTATCAATACCTTTTCTAGCAAATACTTGTGCACCAATAACAGTACCCGAAACACCAGGTGATACACGCAGCGAAGTATCACGAACATCACCAGCTTTTTCACCGAAAATAGCTCTAAGCAGTTTTTCTTCAGGAGATAATTGTGTTTCTCCTTTTGGTGTAATTTTACCGACTAAAATATCACCAGCTTTTACTTCAGCGCCAATACGTACTATGCCAGCTTCGTCGAGATCTTTAAGTGCTTCTTCTCCAACATTAGGAATATCTCTAGTGATCTCTTCTTTGCCAAGTTTGGTATCGCGAGCAATACACTCAAACTCTTCAATATGTATAGAAGTATAAAGGTCTTCTTTGACAACTCTTTCGCTAATTAAAATTGAATCTTCGAAATTATATCCTTGCCATGGCATAAAAGCTACTAGCAAATTTCTCCCTAGTGCTAATTCACCACAATCAGTAGCTGGGCCATCAGCAATACAATCGCCAGCCTGTACTCGATCTCCACAACGAACAATAGGTTTTTGGTTTATACAAGTATTTTGATTTGAACGTTGGAATTTAGTAAGATTATAAATATCTACTTCAGCAGCAATATCAGTTGAATCTTCAATAGTGTCAGCTTTCACAACTATTCTTGTAGCATCAACAGAGTCTACAACACCTGAACGTCTTGCAGTTACGGTGACGCCAGAATCTCTAGCTACTTGTCTTTCAATACCAGTACCAACAAATGGTGCCTCAGCACGTAATAATGGTACCGCTTGGCGCTGCATGTTTGAACCCATTAGTGCACGATTAGCGTCGTCATTTTCTAAAAATGGAATAAGTGCCGTAGCTACAGATACTAATTGTTTTGGAGAAACATCCATTAGACTCACATCTTCATTGCGAGCCATAATTGTGTCTCCACCTTTACGTGAAGCTACTAATGGTTCAGTAAACTTGCCTTCTTCATCAAGTTTTGAGTTTGCTTGTGCGATTATATGTTGCTCTTCTTGTAGCGCAGAATAGAATTCAACATCTTGCGTTACTTTACTGTCAGCAACGGTACGATATGGGGTTTCAACAAATCCATATTCGTTAACTCGTGCAAATGTAGAAAGCGATGCAATAAGACCAATATTTGGCCCTTCAGGTGTTTCAATTGGACATATTCG encodes:
- the rpoC gene encoding DNA-directed RNA polymerase subunit beta', with amino-acid sequence MKDIFSFFEKPKDPVNFDSIRVSIASPDKIREWSHGEVKKPETINYRTFKPERDGLFCAKIFGPVKDYECNCGKYKRMKHRGIVCEKCGVEVIQSKVRRERLGHINLATPVAHIWFLRSLPSRIGCVLDMSLKELEKVLYCEAFVVVDPGQVQEIQRGQLLNEDDYNELIDKYGPESFNAAMGGESIRDLLKATDLEALCKQLREDMVTTTSDAKRKKYAKRLKVCEALRDSQNKCEWMMLEVIPVLPPDLRPLVPLDGGRFATSDLNDLYRRVINRNNRLKRLQELNAPEIIIRNEKRMLQEAVDALFDNGRRGKSITGPNKRPLKSLSDMIKGKQGRFRQNLLGKRVDYSGRSVIVVGPELKLHQCGIPKIMALELFKPFIYNKLEERGYVTTIKSAKKMVEKEKPEVWDILDEVIREHPVMLNRAPTLHRLGIQAFEPVLIEGKAIQLHPLVCTAFNADFDGDQMAVHVPLSVEAQLEARVLMMSTNNILSPANGRPIIVPSQDIVLGCYYMTRERAFTKGEGMRFASPDEVRAAFDHEVIDLQAAIDCRINGKRIKTTVGRILLYEIIPKELPFELVNKVMDKKALGALIDICYRKCGQKETVLLADHIRTLGYSYATKAGTSICIKDMEIPKRKNEFVENAQKQVQEIENQYTEGLITDGERYNKVIDIWSRVAEELENELMTGISTEVVTSERNEQKKMPSFNPIFMMADSGARGSRQQIKQLAGMRGLMAKPSGEIIETPITANFREGLTVLEYFTSTHGARKGLADTALKTANSGYLTRRLVDVAQDAVISEFDCGTLDGIEIETLVEAGEVIEPLGDRILGRVALEDIVHPHTDQVIASAGDEIDETKVSIINDSPIRKVRVRSPLTCQAKRGLCIECYGRDLARGHKVNLGETVGVIAAQSIGEPGTQLTMRTFHIGGIASGRAVQSTLETRGGGIIRYLNLNTITKADNTIVVMNRNGEIAVMDEGGRERERYSVNYGARILFADGVQTPAGAIICEWDPFAVPILTESSGIVKFGDIIEGVTMNETLDEVTGLSRKRIIESKDKDTRPRISIKDDQGETQRIIGTDNEARYFLPIGANIAVLEGDRVEAGDVIAKIPRETTKDKDITGGLPRVAELFEARKPKDHALISEIDGTVQFGKDTKGKRKLVIIPDVGEPVEYLVPKGRHLTVQENDRVKAGDPLMDGPANPHDILRVLGEKQLGRYLVDEIQEVYRLQGVRINDKHIETIVRQMLRRVRIKDVGDTTFLIDEQVEKTVFEAENEKVMTAGGRPATGEPMLLGITKASLSTESFLSASSFQETTKVLTEAALSAKIDSLRGLKENVLMGRLIPAGTGLEGYKRLASVVDPELLEADEEYEMTLEDREGPLLSNLPGIAVNE
- the rpoB gene encoding DNA-directed RNA polymerase subunit beta; this translates as MAQIQDNFRIRKSFAKIDSLIAIPNLIDIQKRSYDKFLQLEVDPAKREDTGLQAVFRRVFPIKDFNDTASLDFVKYEIDQPKYDVYECHQRGMTYAAPMKVSIRLIVWEKDEVTGQQTIRSVKEQDVYFGEIPLMTEHGTFIINGTERVIVSQLHRSPGAFFFVGQDKSKTGSTGKLLYSARIIPNRGSWLDFEFDTKDILHVRIDRRRKLPATVLLKALGYSTKELLDYYYDTETVFILGKDKFEKSVDISLLLGQRATRDIRHPETREILVRKNRKFTRSTIKLIQTANIERISIEPEDVVGTVSAEDVIDETTGEVILQTNETVTSVKIEELREHNITQFKVLFIDGLNVGSYLRDTLLVDKVENQEESILEIYRRLRPGDPPTIDTARNLFDNLFFNPERYDLSKVGRLKLNHKFALEEPIDNTVLTKKDILEVVRYLLDLKNGKGSVDDIDHLGNRRVRAVGELLENQFRVGLVRMERAIRERMSLQEIETLMPHDLINAKPVSAVIKEFFGSSQLSQFMDQTNPLSEVTHKRRLSALGPGGLTRERAGFEVRDVHPTHYGRICPIETPEGPNIGLIASLSTFARVNEYGFVETPYRTVADSKVTQDVEFYSALQEEQHIIAQANSKLDEEGKFTEPLVASRKGGDTIMARNEDVSLMDVSPKQLVSVATALIPFLENDDANRALMGSNMQRQAVPLLRAEAPFVGTGIERQVARDSGVTVTARRSGVVDSVDATRIVVKADTIEDSTDIAAEVDIYNLTKFQRSNQNTCINQKPIVRCGDRVQAGDCIADGPATDCGELALGRNLLVAFMPWQGYNFEDSILISERVVKEDLYTSIHIEEFECIARDTKLGKEEITRDIPNVGEEALKDLDEAGIVRIGAEVKAGDILVGKITPKGETQLSPEEKLLRAIFGEKAGDVRDTSLRVSPGVSGTVIGAQVFARKGIDKDERAQQIEEEQEARLLKDQNDEIKIVKESARRKIINILKDCRAAGRVIDDDGNVIIQKDDILSEQLLEQIRSKLLGEIDINDKDKEDQVKAILRSVEERVALVKVTFGDKIARLKKGDELAPGVIKMVKVYLAIKRKLQVGDKMAGRHGNKGVISRILPVEDMPYTVDGIPVDIVLNPLGVPSRMNVGQILETHLGWGARIIGKRLQDYIEQNYSTEQIKAELKRQFNNEEQQDFIEKLDDDDTRRMAMKLKNGMHFASPVFEGATEKEIENVLESAGLSIRGQSMLFDGRTGEPFEHDVTVGIMYMLKLHHLVDDKIHARSIGPYSLVTQQPLGGKAQFGGQRLGEMEVWAMEAYGASYALQEFLTVKSDDVVGRTRMYEAIVKGENVLECGVPESFNVLMKELQALCLDIELLEKEQATPQIAVDSRPNNAVN